In a single window of the Veillonella sp. genome:
- a CDS encoding S-layer homology domain-containing protein: MYKNTPYPLRALVLGTLLAATSFGFASANTTTHAPATAVASTKVEAPTVASTQAVTINTAATNVATTKAEAHKFDAAKAATPVVVNTSIGTPQDIQKIRAHIFSDVPSDFWAANSISTVTKANLMKGYSDGTFRPNQPMTREEVAALFNNITDDGTAAFLSSKFKDITSDRWSALAIESVARKNIISGYGDNTYKPEKYMSRQEFAVVADNYIHYLGYTTEDPTALDNIAYGDQKFVAPWAQDAVRELAYLGFTNYAPGTLFNPEKYVTRAEAAEIAYRMTQTEQALAFHNTLFKQQVENKTATIIDKTLGYGNDFTKFRQDGALFWDGGKLHATLTDKKKAEAVAHAISEAQDPQLESALVVSQGKLNQAQLEDYQSDAIDLYKAKEPKGNIISIRPNDDTSALIITADSVQKDTVKAFKKKFKNNVVVELPQPETVKPDAAIQFPLPPRVNYYDTTNK; the protein is encoded by the coding sequence ATGTACAAGAATACCCCTTACCCATTACGTGCCCTTGTTCTTGGCACATTATTAGCCGCAACAAGTTTCGGTTTTGCTTCTGCAAATACTACAACTCATGCTCCTGCCACTGCAGTAGCATCTACAAAGGTTGAAGCGCCTACAGTGGCCTCTACGCAAGCAGTTACTATAAACACAGCTGCTACTAATGTAGCAACAACTAAAGCAGAGGCTCATAAATTTGATGCCGCTAAAGCTGCTACACCTGTAGTTGTGAATACATCTATTGGTACGCCTCAAGACATTCAAAAAATCCGTGCCCACATCTTCTCCGATGTGCCTAGCGATTTTTGGGCTGCCAATTCTATCAGTACGGTAACAAAAGCAAATCTAATGAAAGGTTATTCTGACGGTACATTCCGACCTAATCAACCTATGACTCGTGAAGAAGTAGCTGCTCTCTTCAACAACATCACTGATGATGGTACAGCAGCATTCTTATCTAGCAAATTTAAAGATATTACATCCGATCGTTGGTCTGCCCTCGCTATCGAATCTGTAGCGCGTAAAAATATCATCAGCGGCTATGGCGATAACACATACAAACCAGAAAAATATATGTCTCGCCAAGAGTTTGCTGTAGTAGCAGACAACTACATTCACTACTTAGGATACACAACAGAAGATCCAACAGCCCTTGATAATATTGCTTATGGAGACCAAAAATTCGTCGCTCCATGGGCTCAAGATGCAGTTCGTGAACTTGCATACCTGGGCTTCACAAACTACGCTCCTGGCACATTATTTAACCCTGAAAAATATGTAACACGTGCTGAAGCTGCTGAGATTGCGTATCGCATGACGCAAACAGAACAAGCTCTTGCATTCCACAACACATTGTTCAAACAACAAGTAGAAAATAAAACAGCTACTATTATCGACAAAACATTAGGCTATGGCAACGACTTCACAAAATTCCGTCAAGACGGTGCCCTCTTCTGGGATGGTGGCAAGTTACATGCGACTTTAACAGATAAGAAAAAAGCAGAGGCTGTTGCTCATGCAATCTCTGAAGCGCAAGATCCTCAACTTGAAAGCGCCCTTGTTGTATCTCAAGGCAAGTTAAATCAAGCACAACTTGAAGATTACCAATCTGACGCTATTGATTTATACAAAGCAAAAGAGCCAAAAGGTAACATCATCTCCATCCGTCCTAACGATGACACAAGCGCTCTTATCATTACAGCTGACTCCGTTCAAAAGGACACTGTGAAAGCTTTCAAAAAGAAATTCAAAAACAATGTAGTCGTAGAATTACCACAACCTGAGACAGTAAAACCGGATGCAGCAATTCAATTCCCATTACCTCCACGCGTAAACTACTACGACACAACAAATAAATAA
- a CDS encoding S-layer homology domain-containing protein — translation MKLNKLSLSLAITLALGSTFGMAHAETTAAHVKSEVSATANKAEVAAKADEHRVDTSVKNDAKRVDTSVKNDAKRVDTSVKNDAKRVDTSVKNDAKRVDTSVKNDAKHGTTVVKHDAKHANTSAKADAKRVDTSVKNDAKRVDTSVKNDAKRVDTSVKNDVKEDAAKVEGKKAVKAKENLPAGVYPDTKDNWARDAIQAMTQVGYLSGYADNTFKPSAQITREQAAAIYGKVLQHNLNEQELADIVTKEASTSYSDVEADRWSSSAIKLVSAAGVMEGTSKTAFTPSKTMDREQFVASAANLAKKLNLSTPVKTEKVTFKDEASISSAYLADIQYMAQRGIVASGATENFNPKQPVTRAQAATILNRMLNGAGLATPKHTTTEAKAETAVKEDVKKADTAVEKDASKVSKDAKKDVAKADKAIKADAKKVEKDVKGNKNAAVAQKTEPTRTVRPVRRSTLKALDQKQQAALEDKVFAELNKTYKTEDAFQDYGVMYWRDNQLHVALKTDSDISTVKANLAARGDSTVNNYVVVEPSQYSQTEYDAIDANFRNYYNKNEKAGTILATFPDVENNQLYAVVTTASKATQQGISKLFGSKVKMTVKR, via the coding sequence ATGAAACTAAATAAATTATCCTTATCCTTAGCTATTACATTAGCCCTCGGTTCCACATTCGGCATGGCTCACGCTGAAACAACTGCGGCTCATGTAAAATCTGAAGTATCTGCTACAGCTAATAAAGCTGAAGTAGCAGCTAAAGCTGATGAACACCGTGTAGACACATCTGTAAAAAACGACGCTAAACGCGTTGATACATCTGTAAAAAATGATGCTAAACGTGTTGATACTTCTGTAAAAAATGATGCTAAACGTGTTGATACTTCTGTAAAAAACGACGCTAAGCGCGTTGATACATCTGTAAAAAATGATGCTAAACATGGCACTACAGTTGTAAAACATGATGCAAAACATGCTAATACATCCGCTAAAGCCGATGCTAAGCGTGTAGATACATCTGTGAAAAACGATGCAAAACGTGTTGACACTTCTGTAAAAAATGACGCTAAACGCGTTGATACATCTGTTAAAAATGATGTAAAAGAAGATGCTGCTAAGGTAGAAGGTAAAAAAGCTGTAAAAGCTAAAGAAAACTTACCTGCTGGCGTTTACCCTGACACAAAAGATAACTGGGCTCGCGATGCTATCCAAGCAATGACACAAGTTGGTTACCTTTCTGGTTATGCTGATAATACATTCAAACCTAGTGCACAAATCACTCGTGAACAAGCTGCTGCTATTTACGGTAAAGTATTACAACACAACTTAAATGAACAAGAATTAGCTGATATTGTAACTAAAGAAGCTTCTACTTCTTACTCTGACGTAGAAGCAGATCGTTGGTCTAGCTCTGCTATCAAATTAGTAAGTGCTGCAGGCGTAATGGAAGGCACATCTAAAACAGCTTTCACACCTAGCAAAACTATGGACCGCGAACAATTCGTTGCTTCCGCAGCTAACCTAGCTAAAAAATTGAATCTTTCTACACCTGTAAAAACAGAAAAAGTAACATTCAAAGACGAAGCTAGCATCTCCTCTGCTTACTTGGCAGATATCCAATACATGGCACAACGTGGCATCGTAGCATCTGGGGCAACTGAAAACTTTAACCCTAAACAACCTGTAACAAGAGCACAAGCGGCAACAATCTTGAACCGTATGCTTAATGGTGCTGGTCTTGCAACACCAAAACACACTACAACTGAAGCTAAAGCTGAAACAGCTGTAAAAGAAGATGTAAAAAAGGCTGATACAGCAGTAGAAAAAGATGCATCTAAAGTAAGCAAAGATGCTAAAAAAGATGTAGCTAAAGCTGACAAAGCCATAAAAGCTGATGCAAAAAAAGTTGAAAAAGACGTAAAGGGCAATAAAAATGCTGCAGTAGCTCAAAAAACTGAACCTACTCGCACAGTTCGTCCTGTTCGTCGCAGCACGTTAAAAGCACTTGATCAAAAACAACAAGCTGCTTTGGAAGATAAAGTATTCGCTGAATTGAATAAAACATACAAAACAGAAGATGCGTTCCAAGATTACGGTGTAATGTACTGGCGTGACAATCAATTGCACGTAGCTTTGAAAACAGATAGCGATATTTCCACAGTTAAAGCAAACCTTGCAGCACGTGGTGATTCCACTGTAAATAACTACGTTGTAGTTGAACCATCCCAATACAGCCAAACTGAATACGATGCAATCGATGCGAACTTCCGCAACTATTACAACAAAAACGAAAAAGCTGGTACAATTCTAGCTACATTCCCAGATGTAGAAAACAACCAACTTTACGCTGTTGTAACAACTGCATCTAAAGCAACTCAACAAGGAATCTCAAAATTATTCGGTTCCAAAGTAAAAATGACAGTAAAACGCTAA
- a CDS encoding (Fe-S)-binding protein, whose translation MKIHLFQQCLIDMFYPHVGMAGVEVLERLGCELVVPKKQVCCGQMFTNSGYNDAAMDAIKNTIECFENAEYVVSMSGSCAFAIRDEYHHFLKDQPEWLARAEKLSGKIYEFTQFITDVLGVEDVGARFNESVTYHTSCHVTRLMGIKEPPFKLLRNVKDINLIELPRADRCCGFGGTFSVKNPEISEVMTREKALEIAGTGANVISGSDQACLMNIAGMLDRLHKEGEIDRRIKVMHIAEILNCR comes from the coding sequence ATGAAAATTCATCTTTTCCAACAGTGTTTGATTGACATGTTCTACCCACATGTAGGCATGGCTGGTGTAGAAGTACTTGAAAGATTAGGTTGCGAGCTCGTAGTGCCTAAGAAACAAGTATGTTGTGGCCAAATGTTCACTAACTCTGGTTACAATGATGCAGCTATGGATGCCATTAAGAATACAATCGAATGCTTCGAGAACGCTGAATATGTAGTCAGCATGTCCGGCTCTTGCGCATTTGCAATCCGCGATGAATATCATCATTTTTTGAAAGATCAACCTGAGTGGTTGGCACGTGCAGAAAAATTGAGCGGCAAAATTTATGAGTTCACTCAATTCATTACTGACGTATTAGGTGTTGAAGATGTGGGCGCTCGTTTCAACGAATCCGTTACATATCATACATCTTGCCACGTAACTCGTTTGATGGGCATTAAAGAACCTCCATTCAAACTCCTTAGAAATGTTAAAGATATCAACTTGATTGAATTACCACGTGCAGACCGTTGCTGTGGTTTCGGCGGTACATTCTCCGTTAAGAACCCTGAAATTAGTGAAGTTATGACACGCGAAAAAGCCTTGGAAATCGCTGGCACAGGTGCTAACGTTATTTCTGGTTCTGACCAAGCGTGCTTGATGAACATCGCTGGTATGCTTGACCGTCTTCATAAAGAAGGCGAAATCGATCGCCGTATCAAAGTAATGCATATTGCTGAAATCTTAAACTGCCGTTAA
- a CDS encoding LutB/LldF family L-lactate oxidation iron-sulfur protein, translated as MALIYDNRPYKTRIKECLADDFKVAAIKKAQDVFYDKRNTVVADVPEWLDFRAEAAKLRDHVLNNLDYYVNQFAENAEKAGSKVHFAFDDKEATQIALDILREREAKMIVKSKTILTEEIGLNEVLEEAGIEVNETDLAEFILQTAVSPPSHIVVPGLHFERNKIREIFAEKLGYTGTENPTEMTHFVRGYVRERFLKADVGVNGCNFAVAASGTCTIVSNEGNGRMSSSIPKTQLIFLGTERIVPDFKALDVMMEMLNRSAVGAKISNYFSMMTGPGRAGEADGPEETHIIIIDNGRSGILGGTFQEMLRCIRCGACMNICPVYRHISGHGYGSVYPGPMGAVLTPLFKGYEVAGDLPYASTLCGACTENCPVAIPLHELLMEHRHIMADIEKTRPKAEEAIFTAAAKMFGNSTLFDLGTKAGAIGMNLISNKEGNMPTWTQAVPVMNGWTKSKEMGTLKFKKFRDLYAEHEKNKKKEKK; from the coding sequence ATGGCACTTATATATGACAATCGCCCCTATAAAACACGTATAAAAGAATGTTTGGCTGACGATTTCAAAGTTGCAGCTATCAAAAAAGCACAAGACGTGTTTTATGATAAACGTAATACAGTAGTTGCGGACGTTCCTGAATGGTTAGATTTCCGCGCAGAAGCAGCTAAACTTCGTGATCACGTTCTTAACAATTTGGATTACTATGTAAACCAATTCGCTGAAAACGCAGAAAAAGCTGGTTCTAAAGTTCACTTTGCATTCGACGATAAAGAAGCGACTCAAATCGCTTTAGATATCCTTCGTGAACGCGAAGCTAAAATGATCGTTAAATCCAAAACTATCTTAACTGAAGAAATTGGTTTGAACGAAGTTCTTGAAGAAGCTGGTATCGAAGTAAACGAAACTGACTTGGCTGAATTCATTTTGCAAACAGCAGTGAGCCCACCATCTCATATCGTTGTACCAGGCCTTCACTTCGAACGTAACAAAATCCGCGAAATTTTCGCTGAAAAATTAGGTTACACTGGTACTGAAAACCCTACAGAAATGACTCACTTCGTACGTGGTTATGTACGTGAGCGCTTCTTGAAAGCTGACGTAGGTGTTAATGGTTGTAACTTTGCGGTAGCGGCATCCGGTACTTGTACTATCGTTTCCAACGAAGGTAACGGTCGTATGTCTAGCTCCATTCCTAAGACTCAATTGATCTTCTTAGGTACAGAACGTATCGTTCCTGACTTCAAAGCTCTTGACGTTATGATGGAAATGTTGAACCGCTCTGCAGTAGGTGCTAAAATTTCCAACTACTTCTCCATGATGACTGGCCCTGGTCGTGCTGGTGAAGCAGACGGTCCTGAAGAAACTCATATCATCATTATTGATAACGGTCGTTCCGGTATCTTAGGTGGTACATTCCAAGAAATGTTACGTTGTATCCGTTGTGGTGCATGTATGAATATTTGTCCTGTATACCGTCACATCTCTGGTCACGGTTATGGCTCCGTATATCCAGGTCCAATGGGTGCTGTATTGACACCATTGTTCAAAGGTTACGAAGTAGCAGGCGATCTTCCATATGCGTCTACATTGTGCGGTGCATGTACAGAAAACTGTCCAGTAGCTATTCCATTGCATGAATTATTGATGGAACACCGTCATATTATGGCTGACATCGAAAAAACTCGTCCAAAAGCAGAAGAAGCAATCTTTACTGCAGCAGCTAAGATGTTCGGTAACTCCACATTATTCGACCTTGGCACAAAAGCTGGCGCTATCGGTATGAACTTGATTAGTAATAAAGAAGGCAATATGCCTACATGGACTCAAGCTGTTCCAGTTATGAACGGCTGGACTAAATCCAAAGAAATGGGTACATTGAAGTTCAAAAAATTCCGTGACTTATATGCTGAACATGAAAAGAACAAGAAGAAGGAGAAAAAATAA
- a CDS encoding lactate utilization protein C → MDEAKRKQFIARLSRALGRDQEMCPAFVEGFDYSHGPQETMFKDLNKDQILTMFKEQCQRVGTKFVETTPDKLGETILAAIEDWGNGKVVFPSTPEVDEYKLKELFEQDAANNGGIRTYFQWDPAKGREECISNTANADIGITFPYCGIAETATVVQASGEESGRAISLLPTTHIAVLYTDTINPRMTQTMEHLAERYHNDPSNFPTNICLISGPSRTADIELVTVDGAHGPIQVTYVLVNR, encoded by the coding sequence ATGGATGAAGCTAAACGTAAACAATTTATTGCACGTTTATCTCGTGCATTAGGCCGTGATCAAGAAATGTGCCCTGCATTCGTAGAGGGTTTTGATTACAGCCATGGTCCTCAAGAAACTATGTTCAAAGATTTGAATAAAGATCAAATTTTGACAATGTTTAAGGAACAATGTCAACGTGTTGGTACAAAATTCGTTGAAACTACACCTGATAAATTAGGTGAAACAATTTTGGCAGCTATTGAAGACTGGGGTAACGGTAAAGTTGTATTCCCAAGCACTCCAGAAGTAGACGAATATAAATTAAAAGAATTATTCGAACAAGATGCAGCTAATAATGGCGGCATTCGTACATACTTCCAATGGGATCCAGCCAAAGGCCGTGAAGAATGTATCTCCAACACTGCTAATGCAGATATCGGTATTACATTCCCATATTGCGGTATTGCTGAAACTGCTACTGTAGTACAAGCGTCTGGTGAAGAATCTGGCCGTGCTATTAGCTTGTTGCCTACTACACATATCGCTGTATTGTACACTGATACAATCAATCCACGTATGACTCAAACTATGGAACATTTGGCTGAACGTTATCACAACGATCCGTCCAACTTCCCTACAAATATCTGCTTGATTTCTGGTCCATCCCGTACAGCTGATATTGAGTTGGTTACTGTAGATGGTGCTCATGGTCCTATCCAAGTAACTTACGTTCTAGTTAACAGATAA
- a CDS encoding cation:dicarboxylate symporter family transporter, whose product MNIPFFTDYLMLSNPLSIGIIAVFVLALIGIYALQRKGTSFGNLVIIGTIVGAVLGIAIQIIAGFPDDPSKVVYIKESTKWFSLVGGGFIDLIRMLVIPIVFISIVHVILHMEAGANLKKLVVAMVSTNLGMVAVAAIVGLILGNAFGLGQGFDIVESGKKIREIKPMVDTFRALIPSNPIQAAAETNVIGIVVFAIILGSVARLLKKTGINSMEIFTKLFDELHQLISWVADFIIGLMPYGVVALLASTLATRGLQAILDMGLFVVLLYVGLLIMFVVQAILISSFGYNPITYFKKAKAPLLLAFTSRSSMGVLPLTVETLTKRLGVNATTANTVASFGTTAGMQGCAGVFPALVVVYISNVAGIPFDLTMYIMSVIVIAIGSVGIAGVPGTATMAASVSLSGTGLGAYFTSISPILAIDPLIDMGRTCLNVSGSLTNALVVDKIMGTIDKDAYNNPNEGRV is encoded by the coding sequence ATGAATATTCCATTCTTTACAGATTACCTCATGCTAAGCAATCCATTAAGTATTGGTATTATCGCAGTGTTTGTGCTCGCGTTAATCGGTATTTATGCTTTGCAACGCAAGGGTACATCCTTTGGTAATCTCGTTATTATTGGCACTATTGTTGGTGCAGTACTCGGTATTGCTATTCAAATTATTGCAGGTTTCCCAGATGATCCTTCTAAAGTGGTTTATATCAAGGAAAGTACAAAATGGTTCTCCCTTGTGGGTGGCGGCTTTATTGATTTGATCCGCATGCTTGTTATTCCTATCGTATTTATTTCCATTGTACATGTTATCTTGCACATGGAAGCAGGTGCAAATCTTAAAAAACTAGTGGTTGCCATGGTTTCTACAAATCTTGGCATGGTAGCCGTTGCTGCTATCGTTGGTCTTATCTTGGGTAATGCTTTCGGTTTAGGTCAAGGATTTGATATCGTTGAATCTGGTAAAAAGATTCGTGAAATCAAACCGATGGTTGATACATTCCGTGCGTTGATTCCAAGTAACCCAATTCAAGCTGCAGCCGAAACAAATGTTATCGGCATCGTAGTATTTGCTATCATCTTGGGTAGTGTTGCTCGTTTGTTGAAGAAAACAGGCATAAATAGCATGGAAATCTTTACTAAGCTATTTGATGAGCTTCACCAATTAATTTCTTGGGTTGCAGACTTCATTATCGGTCTTATGCCATACGGCGTAGTTGCATTATTGGCATCTACATTGGCAACACGTGGTTTGCAAGCTATCTTAGATATGGGCCTATTTGTAGTATTGCTTTACGTTGGTCTTTTGATTATGTTCGTTGTTCAAGCTATCTTGATTTCTAGCTTCGGTTACAACCCGATTACATACTTCAAAAAAGCAAAAGCTCCACTCTTGTTAGCTTTCACATCCCGTTCCTCTATGGGCGTATTGCCTTTAACTGTTGAAACATTGACAAAACGTCTTGGCGTAAATGCTACAACAGCAAATACAGTAGCATCCTTCGGTACTACTGCAGGCATGCAAGGTTGTGCCGGCGTATTCCCAGCACTTGTTGTTGTGTACATCTCTAACGTGGCGGGTATCCCATTTGATTTGACTATGTATATTATGAGTGTTATCGTTATCGCTATCGGTTCCGTTGGTATCGCAGGCGTTCCTGGTACAGCTACAATGGCTGCATCTGTATCCCTTAGTGGTACAGGTCTTGGTGCGTACTTCACATCCATCAGCCCAATTCTTGCTATCGATCCATTGATCGACATGGGTCGTACATGCTTGAACGTATCTGGTTCCTTAACAAATGCTCTCGTAGTAGATAAGATTATGGGCACTATCGATAAAGACGCATATAATAACCCTAATGAAGGTCGTGTCTAA